Proteins co-encoded in one Cucurbita pepo subsp. pepo cultivar mu-cu-16 chromosome LG15, ASM280686v2, whole genome shotgun sequence genomic window:
- the LOC111811541 gene encoding protein IWS1 homolog 1-like: protein MGYEDDPYRDEDGEPLMDFDHIQSDGEQSPEPYNPDELLDEDIGDWGGRQRSQTPVYDAEEPQARPRKRLIKKSLAGKETVPSNLVDDYDDARDFSADQFVREGSEERKRKRAISSGKKEKRFKVDNKFGSSSSGGKSRLSKKAFSGKGMKDQDGDVKEMWETIAGGASDDDQEGARTVDDDNFIDDSGVDPADRYGSDDEPRSPRYAPEAEEGEEDDEINDLFKMGKKKKKHEKSPAEIALLVENVMAELEVTAEEDADLNRQGKPAVNKLKKLPLLTDVLSKKQLQQEFLDHGVLTLLKNWLEPLPDGSLPNINIREAILKILTDFPIDLEQYDRREQLKKSGLGKVIMFLSKSDEETTSNRKLAKDLVDQWSRPIFNKSTRFEDMRNMEDERVPFRRPMGKKSGNKAAGIESRDGDLDLDEFSQGRKSSQSSSRQHASRPEATPLDFIVRPQSKIDPDEIRARAKQAVQDQRRMKMNKKLQQLKAPKKKQLQATKLSVEGRGMLKYL, encoded by the exons ATGGGTTACGAAGATGATCC GTACCGTGACGAGGATGGTGAACCATTGATGGACTTTGACCATATACAGTCAGACGGTGAGCAATCCCCTGAACCGTACAATCCCGACGAACTATTAGATGAGGATATTGGTGATTGGGGCGGGCGACAGCGATCTCAGACTCCTGTTTATGATGCGGAAGAGCCTCAGGCCAGGCCTAGAAAGAGGTTGATCAAAAAGAGTTTGGCTGGCAAGGAGACTGTGCCCTCTAATTTGGTGGACGATTATGATGATGCGAGGGACTTCTCGGCGGACCAGTTTGTGAGGGAGGGTTCGGaggagaggaaaaggaagagggCGATTAGTAGTgggaaaaaggagaagagattcaaagtagataataagTTTGGAAGTAGTAGTAGTGGAGGCAAGAGCAGATTATCGAAGAAAGCCTTCTCGGGGAAGGGGATGAAGGATCAAGATGGGGATGTCAAGGAGATGTGGGAGACTATTGCTGGTGGCGCTTCTGAT GATGATCAAGAAGGTGCCAGAACAGttgatgatgataattttATAGACGATAGTGGTGTAGATCCTGCTGATCGGTATGGAAGTGATGATGAGCCACGCTCTCCCCGCTATGCTCCTGAG GCCGAGGAAGGTGAGGAAGATGACGAAATTAATGATCTCTTCAAGATgggtaagaagaagaagaagcatgaGAAAAGTCCTGCAGAAATAGCATTGCTAGTGGAGAATGTGATGGCCGAGCTTGAGGTCACTGCCGAAGAGGATGCGGACCTTAACAGGCAGGGGAAACCTGCTGTTAATAAACTGAAAAAGCTGCCACTTCTGACTGATGTTCTGTCGAA GAAGCAGCTTCAACAGGAATTCTTGGATCACGGAGTGCTAACCCTTCTAAAGAATTGGCTTGAACCTCTACCAGATGGGAGTTTGCCGAATATAAATATCCGGGAAGCAATCTTGAAGATTTTAACTGAT ttTCCAATAGATCTTGAACAATATGATAGAAGAGAGCAGCTGAAGAAGAGTGGCCTTGGAAAG GTTATTATGTTTCTATCAAAATCTGATGAGGAAACCACATCCAACCGGAAACTTGCAAAAGATTTAGTAGATCAATGG AGTCGACCCATATTTAACAAAAGTACTAGATTTGAGGACATGAGAAATATGGAAGATGAGAGGGTGCCCTTTAGAAGACCAATGGGGAAAAA GTCGGGAAACAAAGCTGCTGGAATTGAATCTCGAGATGGGGATCTTGACTTGGATGAATTCTCACA GGGACGCAAGTCTAGTCAGTCATCCTCAAGGCAACATGCTTCACGGCCAGAAGCAACACCATTGGATTTTATTGTCCGTCCCCAATCTAAGATAGATCCAGATGAAATCAGAGCTCGTGCTAAGCAAGCCGTGCAAGATCAACGTCGCATGAAG ATGAACAAAAAGTTGCAGCAGTTGAAGGCGCCAAAGAAGAAGCAGCTTCAAGCGACAAAACTCAGCGTTGAGGGTCGCGGTATGCTCAAGTACTTGTGA
- the LOC111811186 gene encoding protein AE7-like: protein MVSGLINANPVVYEKKERRARNTPCDSDEYAVESIDQLEIFDHIRDIKDPEHPYSLEELKVITEDAVEVDDEHSYVRVTFTPTVEHCSMATVIGLCLRVKLMRSLPSRYKVDIRVAPGSHATEAAVNKQLNDKERVAAALENPNLVDMVDECLAPSYS, encoded by the exons ATGGTATCTGGATTGATAAATGCAAATCCTGTTGTATACGAAAAGAAAGAACGCCGGGCTCGAAACACTCCATGTGATAGTGACGAATATGCAGTGGAATCTATTGATCAGTTGGAAATTTTTG ATCATATTAGAGATATAAAAGATCCTGAACACCCTTACTCTTTGGAAGAGCTTAAAGTGATAACAGAAGATGCAGTCGAAGTAGATGACGAGCATAGTTATGTGAG AGTTACATTTACTCCAACAGTTGAACATTGTAGCATGGCAACAGTTATTGGTTTGTGCTTAAGAGTGAAACTCATGAGGAGCCTACCTTCTCGGTACAAG GTGGACATTAGGGTAGCTCCTGGATCTCATGCTACTGAAGCAGCAG TAAACAAACAACTTAATGACAAAGAAAGAGTTGCAGCAGCACTGGAGAATCCAAATCTAGTAGACATGGTTGATGAATGCTTGGCTCCATCTTATAGTTGA
- the LOC111811419 gene encoding phosphomevalonate kinase, peroxisomal-like, translated as MAVVASAPGKVLVTGGYLVLEKPNAGLVLSTNARFYAIVKPIYEEIKPGSWAWSWTDVKLTSPQLLRESIYKLSLKTQSLQSVSPSQARNPFVEKAVEYCVAAACAKFVDNDNRNALHKLLLQGLDITILGCNEFYSYRSQIEARGLPLTSESLASLPPFSSITFNDEESYGENRKPEVAKTGLGSSAAMTAAVVAALLNYLGVVNLSLLTGEQEQKGSADVDLVHIIAQSAHCIAQGKVGSGFDVSSAVYGSQRYVRFSPEVLSSAQAAKNGIPVEEVIVDILNQKWDHERTKFSLPPLMTLVLGEPGVGGSSTPSMVGAVKKWQKSDPQKSLDTWRKLSQGNSELETQLNMLSKLAAEHWDSYKYIINRCSMLTSEQWIHQASEPSQQTIIKALLGARNAMLEIRHHMRLMGEAAGVPIEPDSQTKLLDATMNMEGVLLAGVPGAGGFDAVFAVTLGDSTNNVIKSWSKLDTLALLVREDPRGVALESCDPRTKAITSAVSSVHI; from the exons ATGGCTGT GGTTGCTTCAGCTCCAGGGAAAGTTTTAGTGACAGGAGGTTACCTTGTCTTGGAGAAACCGAATGCAGGGCTCGTACTTAGTACTAATGCTCGTTTTTATGCAATTGTAAAACCAATTTACGAGGAAATCAAGCCTGGCAGCTGGGCATGG TCATGGACAGATGTTAAGTTGACATCTCCTCAGCTCCTGAGAGAGAGCATCTACAAATTGTCATTGAAAACCCAATCTCTTCAGAGTGTCTCTCCAAG TCAAGCAAGAAACCCTTTTGTAGAAAAAGCAGTGGAATATTGTGTAGCAGCTGCATGTGCAAAATTTGTCGACAATGACAATAGGAATGCATTACACAAATTGCTCTTGCAAG GTCTTGATATCACTATTTTAGGTTGCAATGAGTTCTATTCATATCGGAGTCAG ATTGAGGCTCGTGGACTCCCGTTAACATCCGAATCCTTGGCTTCCTTGCCTCCTTTTTCATCAATTACCTTCAATGATGAGGAATCATATGGGGAAAATCGCAAGCCTGAAGTTGCAAAAACTGGATTGGGCTCATCTGCTGCAATGACAGCTGCTGTAGTTGCTGCTTTACTCAACTACCTTGGGGTTgtaaatctttccttattgACAGGTGAGCAAGAACAGAAAGGTAGTGCAGATGTTGATTTGGTGCATATAATAGCTCAAAGTGCCCACTGCATTGCACAAGGAAAAGTTGGCAGTGGCTTTGATGTCAGTTCTGCAGTTTATGGCAGTCAACGCTATGTTCGGTTTTCACCAGAAGTGCTTTCTTCTGCTCAG GCTGCCAAGAACGGAATACCCGTAGAAGAGGTCATTGTCGATATCTTAAATCAGAAGTGGGACCATGAAAGGACCAAGTTCTCTTTGCCTCCATTAATGACTCTT GTACTTGGAGAGCCAGGAGTGGGAGGGTCATCAACGCCTTCAATGGTAGGAGCTGTCAAGAAATGGCAAAAATCTGACCCTCAAAAGTCCCTAGACACGTGGAGGAAGTTGTCGCAAGGGAACTCAGAACTTGAAACTCAACTCAATATGTTGAGTAAACTTGCTGCAGAACACTGGGattcttataaatatatcataaacaGGTGTTCCATGCTGACCTCAGAGCAG TGGATTCATCAAGCCTCAGAACCAAGCCAGCAAACCATCATCAAAGCATTATTAGGAGCAAGAAATGCGATGCTTGAGATCAGGCATCATATGCGCCTGATGGGTGAAGCTGCTGGTGTTCCG ATTGAGCCTGATTCACAAACCAAGCTTTTAGATGCTACCATGAATATGGAAGGAGTCCTATTAGCCGGTGTTCCAGGCGCAGGTGGGTTCGATGCTGTTTTTGCCGTGACCTTGGGAGATTCAACCAACAATGTGATTAAATCATGGAGTAAACTAGATACTTTGGCTCTCCTTGTTAGAGAAGATCCTCGTGGCGTTGCTTTGGAAAGCTGTGATCCGCGAACAAAGGCAATTACATCAGCTGTTTCATCAGTTCATATTTAG